A region from the Arachis ipaensis cultivar K30076 chromosome B01, Araip1.1, whole genome shotgun sequence genome encodes:
- the LOC107615702 gene encoding bifunctional aspartate aminotransferase and glutamate/aspartate-prephenate aminotransferase-like, whose product MEKKQSSTATMGVDDSLSPRVDVVKPSRTVAISDQANALVQAGVPVIRLATGEPDFDTSALIAEAGINAIREGHTRYTPNVGTLQLRQAISHQNKEKIEIC is encoded by the exons atggagaagaagcagagTAGCACAGCGACCATGGGGGTTGATGACTCGTTGAGCCCACGAGTCGACGTCGTGAAGCCTTCAAGGACTGTGGCCATAAGCGACCAAGCAAACGCACTGGTTCAAGCTGGTGTCCCCGTTATTCGCCTGGCCACCGGGGAGCCTGATTTTGACACTTCCGCTCTCATTGCTGAG GCTGGGATTAATGCAATTCGTGAAGGCCATACAAGGTACACCCCCAACGTCGGAACATTACAATTACGCCAGGCCATTTCTCATCAGAATAAAGAGAAGATTGAAATTTGCTGA
- the LOC107642500 gene encoding homogentisate phytyltransferase 1, chloroplastic isoform X2, which yields MSLSILVVDSGGCYCYMTTPTLFAFPSLPLKPLNFRKICFWSLQASGSCERSKIWTNNCLTSSYAPTTASWPKRKIKKEYNFLRFKQSSLVFRCEGIEGGPTCQECNRKHIVKATSGQSFESEPPAFDSKRILTSVKNSLDAFYRFSRPHTVIGTALSIVSVSLLAVQKSSDISPLFFTGVLEAVVAALFMNIYIVGLNQLSDIEIDKINKPYLPLASGEYSVGTGVTIVASFSFLSFWLGWIVGSWPLFWALFISFVLGTAYSIDVPLLRWKRFAVLAAMCILAVRAVIVQLAFFLHMQTHVYKRPVVFSRPLIFATAFMSFFSVVIALFKDIPDIEGDRIFGIQSFSVRLGQQRVFWICVSLLEVAYGVALMVGAASPCLWSKIITGTGHAAMALILWFRAKSVDFKNKASITSFYMFIWKLFYAEYLLIPLVR from the exons ATGTCTCTATCAATTTTAGTCGTTGATAGTGGTGGGTGCTACTGCTACATGACAACGCCAACGCTTTTTGCTTTTCCGTCTTTGCCCCTCAAACCTCTGAATTTCAGAAAGATCTGCTTTTGGTCTTTGCAGGCAA gTGGAAGTTGTGAGAGGAGTAAGATTTGGACAAATAATTGTTTGACTA GTTCTTATGCACCAACAACAGCTTCATGGCCCAAAAGGAAGATCAAAAAAGAATATAACTTTTTGAGGTTTAAGCAGTCAAGTTTAGTATTTCGTTGTGAAGGCATTGAGGGAGGGCCTACATGCCAAGAATGTAACAGAAAACATATTGTGAAAGCGACCTCTGGGCAATCTTTTGAATCTGAACCTCCAGCTTTTGATTCAAAAAGAATTTTGACCTCTGTTAAAAATTCATTGGATGCTTTCTATAGGTTTTCCAGGCCACACACAGTTATTGGCACC GCATTGAGCATAGTTTCTGTGTCTCTCCTAGCAGTGCAGAAATCATCAGACATATCTCCTCTATTTTTTACTGGTGTGTTGGAG GCTGTGGTAGCTGCCTTGTTTATGAATATTTATATTGTCGGATTGAATCAATTGTCGGATATTGAAATAGACAAG ATAAACAAGCCATATCTTCCATTGGCATCCGGTGAATATTCCGTTGGAACTGGTGTCACAATtgttgcatcattttcatttctG AGTTTTTGGCTTGGTTGGATTGTTGGTTCATGGCCATTGTTTTGGGCTCTTTTCATCAGTTTTGTGCTTGGGACTGCTTATTCAATTGAT GTGCCACTCTTGAGATGGAAGAGATTTGCAGTGCTTGCTGCAATGTGTATTCTAGCTGTCCGCGCAGTAATTGTTCAACTTGCTTTTTTCCTTCACATGCAG ACCCATGTGTACAAGAGGCCAGTTGTGTTTTCAAGACCACTGATTTTTGCTACAGCATTCATGAGTTTCTTCTCCGTGGTTATAGCATTGTTCAAG GATATACCTGACATAGAAGGAGATAGAATATTCGGCATCCAGTCGTTTTCAGTACGTTTAGGTCAGCAGCGG GTATTTTGGATTTGTGTTTCACTCCTTGAAGTTGCTTACGGAGTTGCTCTCATGGTGGGAGCAGCTTCTCCTTGCCTTTGGAGCAAAATTATCACG GGCACGGGACATGCTGCTATGGCTTTAATTCTCTGGTTCCGTGCGAAATCTGTAGATTTCAAGAACAAAGCTTCCATAACATCCTTCTACATGTTTATCTGGAAG CTATTTTATGCAGAGTACTTGCTCATACCTTTAGTTAGATGA
- the LOC107642500 gene encoding homogentisate phytyltransferase 1, chloroplastic isoform X3 — translation MSLSILVVDSGGCYCYMTTPTLFAFPSLPLKPLNFRKICFWSLQASGSCERSKIWTNNCLTIGTLGSYAPTTASWPKRKIKKEYNFLRFKQSSLVFRCEGIEGGPTCQECNRKHIVKATSGQSFESEPPAFDSKRILTSVKNSLDAFYRFSRPHTVIGTALSIVSVSLLAVQKSSDISPLFFTGVLEINKPYLPLASGEYSVGTGVTIVASFSFLSFWLGWIVGSWPLFWALFISFVLGTAYSIDVPLLRWKRFAVLAAMCILAVRAVIVQLAFFLHMQTHVYKRPVVFSRPLIFATAFMSFFSVVIALFKDIPDIEGDRIFGIQSFSVRLGQQRVFWICVSLLEVAYGVALMVGAASPCLWSKIITGTGHAAMALILWFRAKSVDFKNKASITSFYMFIWKLFYAEYLLIPLVR, via the exons ATGTCTCTATCAATTTTAGTCGTTGATAGTGGTGGGTGCTACTGCTACATGACAACGCCAACGCTTTTTGCTTTTCCGTCTTTGCCCCTCAAACCTCTGAATTTCAGAAAGATCTGCTTTTGGTCTTTGCAGGCAA gTGGAAGTTGTGAGAGGAGTAAGATTTGGACAAATAATTGTTTGACTA TTGGTACTCTAGGTTCTTATGCACCAACAACAGCTTCATGGCCCAAAAGGAAGATCAAAAAAGAATATAACTTTTTGAGGTTTAAGCAGTCAAGTTTAGTATTTCGTTGTGAAGGCATTGAGGGAGGGCCTACATGCCAAGAATGTAACAGAAAACATATTGTGAAAGCGACCTCTGGGCAATCTTTTGAATCTGAACCTCCAGCTTTTGATTCAAAAAGAATTTTGACCTCTGTTAAAAATTCATTGGATGCTTTCTATAGGTTTTCCAGGCCACACACAGTTATTGGCACC GCATTGAGCATAGTTTCTGTGTCTCTCCTAGCAGTGCAGAAATCATCAGACATATCTCCTCTATTTTTTACTGGTGTGTTGGAG ATAAACAAGCCATATCTTCCATTGGCATCCGGTGAATATTCCGTTGGAACTGGTGTCACAATtgttgcatcattttcatttctG AGTTTTTGGCTTGGTTGGATTGTTGGTTCATGGCCATTGTTTTGGGCTCTTTTCATCAGTTTTGTGCTTGGGACTGCTTATTCAATTGAT GTGCCACTCTTGAGATGGAAGAGATTTGCAGTGCTTGCTGCAATGTGTATTCTAGCTGTCCGCGCAGTAATTGTTCAACTTGCTTTTTTCCTTCACATGCAG ACCCATGTGTACAAGAGGCCAGTTGTGTTTTCAAGACCACTGATTTTTGCTACAGCATTCATGAGTTTCTTCTCCGTGGTTATAGCATTGTTCAAG GATATACCTGACATAGAAGGAGATAGAATATTCGGCATCCAGTCGTTTTCAGTACGTTTAGGTCAGCAGCGG GTATTTTGGATTTGTGTTTCACTCCTTGAAGTTGCTTACGGAGTTGCTCTCATGGTGGGAGCAGCTTCTCCTTGCCTTTGGAGCAAAATTATCACG GGCACGGGACATGCTGCTATGGCTTTAATTCTCTGGTTCCGTGCGAAATCTGTAGATTTCAAGAACAAAGCTTCCATAACATCCTTCTACATGTTTATCTGGAAG CTATTTTATGCAGAGTACTTGCTCATACCTTTAGTTAGATGA
- the LOC107642500 gene encoding homogentisate phytyltransferase 1, chloroplastic isoform X1 → MSLSILVVDSGGCYCYMTTPTLFAFPSLPLKPLNFRKICFWSLQASGSCERSKIWTNNCLTIGTLGSYAPTTASWPKRKIKKEYNFLRFKQSSLVFRCEGIEGGPTCQECNRKHIVKATSGQSFESEPPAFDSKRILTSVKNSLDAFYRFSRPHTVIGTALSIVSVSLLAVQKSSDISPLFFTGVLEAVVAALFMNIYIVGLNQLSDIEIDKINKPYLPLASGEYSVGTGVTIVASFSFLSFWLGWIVGSWPLFWALFISFVLGTAYSIDVPLLRWKRFAVLAAMCILAVRAVIVQLAFFLHMQTHVYKRPVVFSRPLIFATAFMSFFSVVIALFKDIPDIEGDRIFGIQSFSVRLGQQRVFWICVSLLEVAYGVALMVGAASPCLWSKIITGTGHAAMALILWFRAKSVDFKNKASITSFYMFIWKLFYAEYLLIPLVR, encoded by the exons ATGTCTCTATCAATTTTAGTCGTTGATAGTGGTGGGTGCTACTGCTACATGACAACGCCAACGCTTTTTGCTTTTCCGTCTTTGCCCCTCAAACCTCTGAATTTCAGAAAGATCTGCTTTTGGTCTTTGCAGGCAA gTGGAAGTTGTGAGAGGAGTAAGATTTGGACAAATAATTGTTTGACTA TTGGTACTCTAGGTTCTTATGCACCAACAACAGCTTCATGGCCCAAAAGGAAGATCAAAAAAGAATATAACTTTTTGAGGTTTAAGCAGTCAAGTTTAGTATTTCGTTGTGAAGGCATTGAGGGAGGGCCTACATGCCAAGAATGTAACAGAAAACATATTGTGAAAGCGACCTCTGGGCAATCTTTTGAATCTGAACCTCCAGCTTTTGATTCAAAAAGAATTTTGACCTCTGTTAAAAATTCATTGGATGCTTTCTATAGGTTTTCCAGGCCACACACAGTTATTGGCACC GCATTGAGCATAGTTTCTGTGTCTCTCCTAGCAGTGCAGAAATCATCAGACATATCTCCTCTATTTTTTACTGGTGTGTTGGAG GCTGTGGTAGCTGCCTTGTTTATGAATATTTATATTGTCGGATTGAATCAATTGTCGGATATTGAAATAGACAAG ATAAACAAGCCATATCTTCCATTGGCATCCGGTGAATATTCCGTTGGAACTGGTGTCACAATtgttgcatcattttcatttctG AGTTTTTGGCTTGGTTGGATTGTTGGTTCATGGCCATTGTTTTGGGCTCTTTTCATCAGTTTTGTGCTTGGGACTGCTTATTCAATTGAT GTGCCACTCTTGAGATGGAAGAGATTTGCAGTGCTTGCTGCAATGTGTATTCTAGCTGTCCGCGCAGTAATTGTTCAACTTGCTTTTTTCCTTCACATGCAG ACCCATGTGTACAAGAGGCCAGTTGTGTTTTCAAGACCACTGATTTTTGCTACAGCATTCATGAGTTTCTTCTCCGTGGTTATAGCATTGTTCAAG GATATACCTGACATAGAAGGAGATAGAATATTCGGCATCCAGTCGTTTTCAGTACGTTTAGGTCAGCAGCGG GTATTTTGGATTTGTGTTTCACTCCTTGAAGTTGCTTACGGAGTTGCTCTCATGGTGGGAGCAGCTTCTCCTTGCCTTTGGAGCAAAATTATCACG GGCACGGGACATGCTGCTATGGCTTTAATTCTCTGGTTCCGTGCGAAATCTGTAGATTTCAAGAACAAAGCTTCCATAACATCCTTCTACATGTTTATCTGGAAG CTATTTTATGCAGAGTACTTGCTCATACCTTTAGTTAGATGA
- the LOC107642500 gene encoding homogentisate phytyltransferase 1, chloroplastic isoform X4, with product MNSLLLGSFPNKASLVAPGGSCERSKIWTNNCLTIGTLGSYAPTTASWPKRKIKKEYNFLRFKQSSLVFRCEGIEGGPTCQECNRKHIVKATSGQSFESEPPAFDSKRILTSVKNSLDAFYRFSRPHTVIGTALSIVSVSLLAVQKSSDISPLFFTGVLEAVVAALFMNIYIVGLNQLSDIEIDKINKPYLPLASGEYSVGTGVTIVASFSFLSFWLGWIVGSWPLFWALFISFVLGTAYSIDVPLLRWKRFAVLAAMCILAVRAVIVQLAFFLHMQTHVYKRPVVFSRPLIFATAFMSFFSVVIALFKDIPDIEGDRIFGIQSFSVRLGQQRVFWICVSLLEVAYGVALMVGAASPCLWSKIITGTGHAAMALILWFRAKSVDFKNKASITSFYMFIWKLFYAEYLLIPLVR from the exons ATGAATTCTTTGCTTCTTGGTTCTTTTCCTAATAAAGCTTCACTAGTTGCGCCTG gTGGAAGTTGTGAGAGGAGTAAGATTTGGACAAATAATTGTTTGACTA TTGGTACTCTAGGTTCTTATGCACCAACAACAGCTTCATGGCCCAAAAGGAAGATCAAAAAAGAATATAACTTTTTGAGGTTTAAGCAGTCAAGTTTAGTATTTCGTTGTGAAGGCATTGAGGGAGGGCCTACATGCCAAGAATGTAACAGAAAACATATTGTGAAAGCGACCTCTGGGCAATCTTTTGAATCTGAACCTCCAGCTTTTGATTCAAAAAGAATTTTGACCTCTGTTAAAAATTCATTGGATGCTTTCTATAGGTTTTCCAGGCCACACACAGTTATTGGCACC GCATTGAGCATAGTTTCTGTGTCTCTCCTAGCAGTGCAGAAATCATCAGACATATCTCCTCTATTTTTTACTGGTGTGTTGGAG GCTGTGGTAGCTGCCTTGTTTATGAATATTTATATTGTCGGATTGAATCAATTGTCGGATATTGAAATAGACAAG ATAAACAAGCCATATCTTCCATTGGCATCCGGTGAATATTCCGTTGGAACTGGTGTCACAATtgttgcatcattttcatttctG AGTTTTTGGCTTGGTTGGATTGTTGGTTCATGGCCATTGTTTTGGGCTCTTTTCATCAGTTTTGTGCTTGGGACTGCTTATTCAATTGAT GTGCCACTCTTGAGATGGAAGAGATTTGCAGTGCTTGCTGCAATGTGTATTCTAGCTGTCCGCGCAGTAATTGTTCAACTTGCTTTTTTCCTTCACATGCAG ACCCATGTGTACAAGAGGCCAGTTGTGTTTTCAAGACCACTGATTTTTGCTACAGCATTCATGAGTTTCTTCTCCGTGGTTATAGCATTGTTCAAG GATATACCTGACATAGAAGGAGATAGAATATTCGGCATCCAGTCGTTTTCAGTACGTTTAGGTCAGCAGCGG GTATTTTGGATTTGTGTTTCACTCCTTGAAGTTGCTTACGGAGTTGCTCTCATGGTGGGAGCAGCTTCTCCTTGCCTTTGGAGCAAAATTATCACG GGCACGGGACATGCTGCTATGGCTTTAATTCTCTGGTTCCGTGCGAAATCTGTAGATTTCAAGAACAAAGCTTCCATAACATCCTTCTACATGTTTATCTGGAAG CTATTTTATGCAGAGTACTTGCTCATACCTTTAGTTAGATGA
- the LOC107642500 gene encoding homogentisate phytyltransferase 1, chloroplastic isoform X5: MNSLLLGSFPNKASLVAPGGSCERSKIWTNNCLTSSYAPTTASWPKRKIKKEYNFLRFKQSSLVFRCEGIEGGPTCQECNRKHIVKATSGQSFESEPPAFDSKRILTSVKNSLDAFYRFSRPHTVIGTALSIVSVSLLAVQKSSDISPLFFTGVLEAVVAALFMNIYIVGLNQLSDIEIDKINKPYLPLASGEYSVGTGVTIVASFSFLSFWLGWIVGSWPLFWALFISFVLGTAYSIDVPLLRWKRFAVLAAMCILAVRAVIVQLAFFLHMQTHVYKRPVVFSRPLIFATAFMSFFSVVIALFKDIPDIEGDRIFGIQSFSVRLGQQRVFWICVSLLEVAYGVALMVGAASPCLWSKIITGTGHAAMALILWFRAKSVDFKNKASITSFYMFIWKLFYAEYLLIPLVR, from the exons ATGAATTCTTTGCTTCTTGGTTCTTTTCCTAATAAAGCTTCACTAGTTGCGCCTG gTGGAAGTTGTGAGAGGAGTAAGATTTGGACAAATAATTGTTTGACTA GTTCTTATGCACCAACAACAGCTTCATGGCCCAAAAGGAAGATCAAAAAAGAATATAACTTTTTGAGGTTTAAGCAGTCAAGTTTAGTATTTCGTTGTGAAGGCATTGAGGGAGGGCCTACATGCCAAGAATGTAACAGAAAACATATTGTGAAAGCGACCTCTGGGCAATCTTTTGAATCTGAACCTCCAGCTTTTGATTCAAAAAGAATTTTGACCTCTGTTAAAAATTCATTGGATGCTTTCTATAGGTTTTCCAGGCCACACACAGTTATTGGCACC GCATTGAGCATAGTTTCTGTGTCTCTCCTAGCAGTGCAGAAATCATCAGACATATCTCCTCTATTTTTTACTGGTGTGTTGGAG GCTGTGGTAGCTGCCTTGTTTATGAATATTTATATTGTCGGATTGAATCAATTGTCGGATATTGAAATAGACAAG ATAAACAAGCCATATCTTCCATTGGCATCCGGTGAATATTCCGTTGGAACTGGTGTCACAATtgttgcatcattttcatttctG AGTTTTTGGCTTGGTTGGATTGTTGGTTCATGGCCATTGTTTTGGGCTCTTTTCATCAGTTTTGTGCTTGGGACTGCTTATTCAATTGAT GTGCCACTCTTGAGATGGAAGAGATTTGCAGTGCTTGCTGCAATGTGTATTCTAGCTGTCCGCGCAGTAATTGTTCAACTTGCTTTTTTCCTTCACATGCAG ACCCATGTGTACAAGAGGCCAGTTGTGTTTTCAAGACCACTGATTTTTGCTACAGCATTCATGAGTTTCTTCTCCGTGGTTATAGCATTGTTCAAG GATATACCTGACATAGAAGGAGATAGAATATTCGGCATCCAGTCGTTTTCAGTACGTTTAGGTCAGCAGCGG GTATTTTGGATTTGTGTTTCACTCCTTGAAGTTGCTTACGGAGTTGCTCTCATGGTGGGAGCAGCTTCTCCTTGCCTTTGGAGCAAAATTATCACG GGCACGGGACATGCTGCTATGGCTTTAATTCTCTGGTTCCGTGCGAAATCTGTAGATTTCAAGAACAAAGCTTCCATAACATCCTTCTACATGTTTATCTGGAAG CTATTTTATGCAGAGTACTTGCTCATACCTTTAGTTAGATGA
- the LOC107642500 gene encoding homogentisate phytyltransferase 1, chloroplastic isoform X6, producing MNSLLLGSFPNKASLVAPGSYAPTTASWPKRKIKKEYNFLRFKQSSLVFRCEGIEGGPTCQECNRKHIVKATSGQSFESEPPAFDSKRILTSVKNSLDAFYRFSRPHTVIGTALSIVSVSLLAVQKSSDISPLFFTGVLEAVVAALFMNIYIVGLNQLSDIEIDKINKPYLPLASGEYSVGTGVTIVASFSFLSFWLGWIVGSWPLFWALFISFVLGTAYSIDVPLLRWKRFAVLAAMCILAVRAVIVQLAFFLHMQTHVYKRPVVFSRPLIFATAFMSFFSVVIALFKDIPDIEGDRIFGIQSFSVRLGQQRVFWICVSLLEVAYGVALMVGAASPCLWSKIITGTGHAAMALILWFRAKSVDFKNKASITSFYMFIWKLFYAEYLLIPLVR from the exons ATGAATTCTTTGCTTCTTGGTTCTTTTCCTAATAAAGCTTCACTAGTTGCGCCTG GTTCTTATGCACCAACAACAGCTTCATGGCCCAAAAGGAAGATCAAAAAAGAATATAACTTTTTGAGGTTTAAGCAGTCAAGTTTAGTATTTCGTTGTGAAGGCATTGAGGGAGGGCCTACATGCCAAGAATGTAACAGAAAACATATTGTGAAAGCGACCTCTGGGCAATCTTTTGAATCTGAACCTCCAGCTTTTGATTCAAAAAGAATTTTGACCTCTGTTAAAAATTCATTGGATGCTTTCTATAGGTTTTCCAGGCCACACACAGTTATTGGCACC GCATTGAGCATAGTTTCTGTGTCTCTCCTAGCAGTGCAGAAATCATCAGACATATCTCCTCTATTTTTTACTGGTGTGTTGGAG GCTGTGGTAGCTGCCTTGTTTATGAATATTTATATTGTCGGATTGAATCAATTGTCGGATATTGAAATAGACAAG ATAAACAAGCCATATCTTCCATTGGCATCCGGTGAATATTCCGTTGGAACTGGTGTCACAATtgttgcatcattttcatttctG AGTTTTTGGCTTGGTTGGATTGTTGGTTCATGGCCATTGTTTTGGGCTCTTTTCATCAGTTTTGTGCTTGGGACTGCTTATTCAATTGAT GTGCCACTCTTGAGATGGAAGAGATTTGCAGTGCTTGCTGCAATGTGTATTCTAGCTGTCCGCGCAGTAATTGTTCAACTTGCTTTTTTCCTTCACATGCAG ACCCATGTGTACAAGAGGCCAGTTGTGTTTTCAAGACCACTGATTTTTGCTACAGCATTCATGAGTTTCTTCTCCGTGGTTATAGCATTGTTCAAG GATATACCTGACATAGAAGGAGATAGAATATTCGGCATCCAGTCGTTTTCAGTACGTTTAGGTCAGCAGCGG GTATTTTGGATTTGTGTTTCACTCCTTGAAGTTGCTTACGGAGTTGCTCTCATGGTGGGAGCAGCTTCTCCTTGCCTTTGGAGCAAAATTATCACG GGCACGGGACATGCTGCTATGGCTTTAATTCTCTGGTTCCGTGCGAAATCTGTAGATTTCAAGAACAAAGCTTCCATAACATCCTTCTACATGTTTATCTGGAAG CTATTTTATGCAGAGTACTTGCTCATACCTTTAGTTAGATGA